Proteins from a genomic interval of Caldicellulosiruptor diazotrophicus:
- the coaE gene encoding dephospho-CoA kinase (Dephospho-CoA kinase (CoaE) performs the final step in coenzyme A biosynthesis.), with amino-acid sequence MRQNKVLGITGKMGSGKSTISSILAQSYGFKVIDVDKEYHILLEENEELKKKLADIFGEEILVSGRIDRNRLRALVTANKSRIEILNKITHSFIFERVSYLVFEVFREYPTVIDAALLFEVGLHKICSVVWFVEAEENLLVERIIKRNGWDEKEIKFFLERQKILENYKDLANRVIVNNFDIEKLKSVIRKYLKEDGLI; translated from the coding sequence ATGAGACAAAATAAAGTCTTGGGAATTACAGGGAAGATGGGTTCAGGTAAGAGTACCATCAGTAGCATATTAGCACAAAGTTACGGATTTAAGGTAATTGATGTTGACAAAGAATATCATATACTTTTGGAAGAGAACGAAGAACTCAAGAAGAAATTGGCTGACATTTTTGGGGAGGAAATATTGGTATCAGGGAGAATAGACCGAAACAGGTTAAGAGCTTTAGTTACTGCTAACAAATCACGTATTGAGATTTTAAATAAGATAACTCATTCGTTCATTTTTGAGAGGGTAAGCTACTTAGTTTTTGAGGTCTTTAGAGAATACCCTACTGTTATAGATGCTGCACTTTTATTTGAGGTAGGTCTCCACAAAATCTGCTCTGTTGTATGGTTTGTGGAGGCAGAAGAAAACCTGTTGGTTGAAAGAATAATAAAAAGAAATGGGTGGGACGAAAAGGAGATAAAATTTTTTTTAGAAAGGCAGAAAATATTAGAGAACTATAAGGATCTTGCCAACAGGGTTATAGTGAATAATTTTGACATTGAAAAGTTAAAAAGTGTAATAAGAAAATATCTCAAAGAGGATGGGTTGATTTGA
- a CDS encoding lytic transglycosylase domain-containing protein, with protein MKKKVIIIVLLIVFLLFFERFYFFVLKQIYPLKFSESISKYSSEIGVDPYLICAIIKSESNFNQYAVSRKGAVGLMQLSPSTAKWIAQKLKTEYVEDSLYNPDYNIRLGSWYIKYLIDYYSGDTKLAVAAYNAGMTNVNKWLSIRKRSTIEITEIPFKETNYFVKRVFKSYEMYKKLYPKAFKNTDY; from the coding sequence TTGAAGAAGAAGGTTATTATAATAGTCTTGCTAATTGTTTTTCTTTTATTCTTTGAAAGATTTTATTTTTTTGTCCTAAAGCAAATATATCCACTGAAATTTTCTGAAAGTATAAGTAAATATAGCAGTGAAATAGGGGTAGACCCATATTTGATATGTGCAATAATAAAATCTGAAAGTAACTTTAACCAGTATGCAGTTTCGAGAAAAGGCGCCGTTGGACTCATGCAGCTTTCACCTTCAACTGCGAAGTGGATTGCTCAAAAGCTTAAAACGGAATATGTAGAAGATAGCCTCTATAATCCTGATTACAATATAAGACTTGGTTCGTGGTATATAAAATATCTTATAGACTACTACTCTGGCGATACAAAGCTTGCAGTTGCAGCTTACAATGCTGGTATGACAAATGTAAATAAGTGGCTTTCGATTAGAAAAAGAAGCACTATTGAAATAACAGAAATTCCTTTTAAAGAGACAAACTATTTTGTAAAAAGAGTTTTTAAAAGTTATGAGATGTACAAAAAAC